One segment of Deltaproteobacteria bacterium DNA contains the following:
- the gvpA gene encoding gas vesicle structural protein GvpA, whose protein sequence is MPVQKSMASSSLAEVIDRILDKGIVIDAWARLSLVGIEFLSLEARVVVSGVETYLKYAEAIGLTQTAAQPG, encoded by the coding sequence ATGCCAGTTCAAAAATCAATGGCGAGCTCATCGCTCGCAGAAGTTATCGATCGTATTCTCGACAAGGGAATCGTGATCGATGCATGGGCCAGACTCTCTCTCGTCGGGATTGAGTTTTTAAGCCTAGAGGCCAGAGTGGTTGTCTCTGGAGTCGAGACCTATCTGAAGTATGCCGAAGCGATTGGTCTTACACAAACAGCGGCTCAGCCGGGTTAA